From the genome of Halarsenatibacter silvermanii, one region includes:
- the holA gene encoding DNA polymerase III subunit delta, which yields MGEKKLLNRNYKDLMQPHLITGEERYLIKQLLGKIENKFMDSGEKYDKIKLEDGEDNFLRELNQSVYNIGMLSDYKFIIVECNDLFSRSTGFDERVIEIINDTPENAAIFFYAVGGVDGRLKTVNAIKKAGEFVELNTPRSGELKRWINKKFQALDKKPDRELVEKLNFLFGEDLEALNKEIEKLATFKFADENLYFEECKDVLSQEGITGEKIIFELVDCWARGDKPEAVRLYREIIKNGRSPLYVLSMLKRQLRLLLSVKEARKAHGDNHRQIAGHLQEHPYAIKKCLKQEKKFEREELLAALKKLLRANRRIVRGKYVDKKDPVEDFLLQI from the coding sequence ATGGGTGAAAAAAAACTGCTGAATAGGAATTATAAAGATTTGATGCAGCCTCACTTAATAACCGGAGAGGAAAGATATCTGATAAAACAGCTTTTAGGTAAGATTGAAAATAAATTTATGGACTCCGGAGAAAAATATGATAAAATAAAGCTTGAGGATGGAGAGGACAATTTCTTAAGAGAGCTCAACCAGTCAGTTTACAATATTGGTATGCTCTCAGATTACAAATTCATCATTGTGGAATGCAATGATCTTTTCTCCCGGAGCACAGGATTTGATGAAAGAGTCATAGAAATAATAAACGACACGCCTGAAAATGCTGCAATATTTTTCTATGCTGTGGGCGGGGTGGATGGAAGGCTGAAGACCGTAAATGCCATAAAAAAAGCGGGAGAATTTGTTGAACTTAACACGCCACGCTCGGGTGAATTGAAAAGATGGATCAATAAGAAATTTCAAGCCCTCGATAAAAAGCCTGATAGAGAACTGGTGGAAAAATTGAATTTCCTCTTTGGAGAAGATCTCGAGGCGCTCAATAAAGAGATTGAAAAGCTTGCAACTTTCAAGTTTGCCGATGAGAATTTATACTTTGAAGAATGTAAAGATGTTCTGAGCCAGGAAGGTATAACCGGTGAAAAAATTATTTTCGAACTGGTCGATTGCTGGGCCCGGGGAGATAAGCCCGAGGCGGTAAGGCTTTATCGGGAGATCATTAAAAACGGACGCAGTCCTTTATACGTGCTATCTATGCTGAAAAGGCAGCTGAGATTGCTTTTATCTGTCAAGGAAGCCAGAAAAGCGCACGGGGATAATCATCGCCAGATAGCCGGACATCTGCAGGAGCATCCCTATGCGATTAAGAAATGCCTCAAACAGGAGAAAAAATTCGAGCGTGAAGAATTGCTGGCTGCATTAAAAAAGCTTCTGCGGGCAAATCGACGCATTGTCAGGGGGAAGTATGTGGACAAAAAAGATCCGGTTGAAGATTTTCTGCTGCAGATTTAA
- the rpsT gene encoding 30S ribosomal protein S20, which produces MPTLKTNTEKRIRVEERNTRYNRKWRQKLKDAIKDFEIKLSKGDQEEAKEALSRAFKVLDKVAGKDIIPKKRAARRKSKLHRNYNEKFSPETE; this is translated from the coding sequence ATGCCAACTTTGAAAACCAATACTGAAAAAAGAATTAGAGTGGAAGAAAGAAATACCAGATATAATCGTAAATGGCGGCAAAAGCTCAAGGATGCCATAAAGGATTTTGAAATCAAACTCTCAAAAGGTGATCAGGAGGAAGCAAAAGAAGCTCTTTCCAGAGCTTTTAAAGTTCTGGATAAAGTTGCCGGAAAGGATATAATACCCAAGAAAAGAGCCGCCCGGCGCAAGTCCAAACTTCACAGAAATTATAACGAAAAGTTCTCTCCTGAAACAGAGTAA